One window of Leptotrichia sp. oral taxon 498 genomic DNA carries:
- a CDS encoding ferritin: MKLNDELKALLNAQVNMEIEAAYQYKAMSAYFEGRELEGFAKWMDAQVQEELGHSKKFYDYLLKREGKIEYFELNKPKADFSSVKEVFEVALAHEQKVTASIENIYKVARNLSDFGVENFLDFFIEEQEEEEETVKKIIDKITLLNVDNKNVELYLLDKEMGERK; this comes from the coding sequence ATGAAATTAAATGATGAATTAAAAGCATTATTAAACGCACAAGTAAACATGGAAATTGAAGCGGCATACCAATACAAAGCTATGTCAGCTTATTTTGAAGGAAGAGAATTAGAAGGATTTGCAAAATGGATGGATGCTCAAGTACAAGAAGAATTGGGACATTCTAAAAAATTCTATGATTATCTTTTAAAAAGAGAAGGAAAAATTGAATATTTTGAGTTAAATAAGCCTAAAGCTGATTTTTCTTCAGTAAAAGAAGTATTTGAAGTGGCATTGGCACACGAGCAAAAAGTTACAGCATCTATTGAAAATATTTACAAAGTTGCAAGAAATTTGAGTGATTTTGGAGTAGAAAACTTTTTAGATTTCTTTATCGAAGAACAGGAAGAAGAAGAAGAAACAGTTAAAAAAATAATTGATAAAATCACTTTGTTAAATGTTGACAACAAAAATGTTGAATTATATTTGTTGGATAAAGAAATGGGAGAAAGAAAATAA